From a region of the Impatiens glandulifera chromosome 4, dImpGla2.1, whole genome shotgun sequence genome:
- the LOC124933752 gene encoding protein NEGATIVE GRAVITROPIC RESPONSE OF ROOTS-like isoform X2, which produces MKLFSWVHNRILNGGGGGGGSPPHHQTKKKHSSPTNSSISISDDNIRIQEQQGETHDCHSSSRFFLSIGTLGNKCPLASDALIHPEDDDDNNDTSYNLDNDNNNDNDDDDNDLSNFTLEEVGQLQKELKKLLKRKSSSKIYHHLSSDESVNFPTSILEVDHIISNKHGGGGGGEKEEAEEALDRTIKLIIDRCRDVCKESKRGKSIGKRSVSFLIKKMFMCTNGFKPSPRSFRDNAPFQESTLMDKLIRTMLSKKIHPQSSSPSPSSIKKRLEEKPSSNSESQVVETKSESGSKWVKTDSEYIVLEI; this is translated from the exons ATGAAG CTTTTCAGCTGGGTACACAACAGGATCCtcaatggaggaggaggaggaggaggatcaCCTCCTCATCATCAGACAAAGAAGAAGCATTCATCTCCAACTAATTCTTCTATATCTATTTCAG ATGATAACATCCGCATTCAAGAACAACAAGGAGAGACCCATGACTGTCATTCCTCCTCCCGCTTCTTTTTGTCCATTGGAACTCTCGGAAACAAATGCCCCCTAGCTTCTGATGCCCTCATTCACCCGGAAGACGACGACGACAACAATGATACTTCTTATAACCTAGACAATGACAACAACAacgataatgatgatgatgacaacGATCTGTCCAATTTCACACTGGAAGAAGTTGGACAACTCCAAAAAGAGTTGAAAAAACTCttgaaaagaaaatcatcttccaAAATCTACCATCATCTCTCATCAGACGAATCCGTAAACTTCCCTACTTCAATCTTGGAGGTGGACCACATAATTTCCAACAAAcacggaggaggaggaggaggagaaaaagaagaagcgGAAGAAGCTCTTGATCGCACGATCAAACTGATAATAGATAGATGCAGAGATGTTTGCAAGGAGAGCAAACGAGGAAAGAGTATTGGAAAGAGATCTGTCTCTTTCCTTATAAAGAAGATGTTTATGTGCACGAATGGCTTTAAGCCTTCTCCCAGAAGCTTCAGGGATAATGCACCATTCCAAGAATCAACATTAATGGACAAG CTAATAAGAACAATGCTCTCAAAGAAGATACATCCGCAGAGCTCTTCTCCTTCACCATCATCAATAAAGAAACGTTTGGAGGAAAAACCTAGTTCAAATTCTGAGTCTCAAGTAGTGGAGACAAAGAGTGAATCAGGATCCAAATGGGTGAAGACCGATTCAGAAT ATATTGTATTGGAGATCTGA
- the LOC124933752 gene encoding protein NEGATIVE GRAVITROPIC RESPONSE OF ROOTS-like isoform X1, protein MFCMQLFSWVHNRILNGGGGGGGSPPHHQTKKKHSSPTNSSISISDDNIRIQEQQGETHDCHSSSRFFLSIGTLGNKCPLASDALIHPEDDDDNNDTSYNLDNDNNNDNDDDDNDLSNFTLEEVGQLQKELKKLLKRKSSSKIYHHLSSDESVNFPTSILEVDHIISNKHGGGGGGEKEEAEEALDRTIKLIIDRCRDVCKESKRGKSIGKRSVSFLIKKMFMCTNGFKPSPRSFRDNAPFQESTLMDKLIRTMLSKKIHPQSSSPSPSSIKKRLEEKPSSNSESQVVETKSESGSKWVKTDSEYIVLEI, encoded by the exons atgttttgtaTGCAGCTTTTCAGCTGGGTACACAACAGGATCCtcaatggaggaggaggaggaggaggatcaCCTCCTCATCATCAGACAAAGAAGAAGCATTCATCTCCAACTAATTCTTCTATATCTATTTCAG ATGATAACATCCGCATTCAAGAACAACAAGGAGAGACCCATGACTGTCATTCCTCCTCCCGCTTCTTTTTGTCCATTGGAACTCTCGGAAACAAATGCCCCCTAGCTTCTGATGCCCTCATTCACCCGGAAGACGACGACGACAACAATGATACTTCTTATAACCTAGACAATGACAACAACAacgataatgatgatgatgacaacGATCTGTCCAATTTCACACTGGAAGAAGTTGGACAACTCCAAAAAGAGTTGAAAAAACTCttgaaaagaaaatcatcttccaAAATCTACCATCATCTCTCATCAGACGAATCCGTAAACTTCCCTACTTCAATCTTGGAGGTGGACCACATAATTTCCAACAAAcacggaggaggaggaggaggagaaaaagaagaagcgGAAGAAGCTCTTGATCGCACGATCAAACTGATAATAGATAGATGCAGAGATGTTTGCAAGGAGAGCAAACGAGGAAAGAGTATTGGAAAGAGATCTGTCTCTTTCCTTATAAAGAAGATGTTTATGTGCACGAATGGCTTTAAGCCTTCTCCCAGAAGCTTCAGGGATAATGCACCATTCCAAGAATCAACATTAATGGACAAG CTAATAAGAACAATGCTCTCAAAGAAGATACATCCGCAGAGCTCTTCTCCTTCACCATCATCAATAAAGAAACGTTTGGAGGAAAAACCTAGTTCAAATTCTGAGTCTCAAGTAGTGGAGACAAAGAGTGAATCAGGATCCAAATGGGTGAAGACCGATTCAGAAT ATATTGTATTGGAGATCTGA
- the LOC124936229 gene encoding adrenodoxin-like protein 1, mitochondrial yields the protein MGMSMLEAAHENGIDLEGACEGSLACSTCHLIVMDVDYYNKLDDPTDEENDMLDLAFGLTETSRLGCQVVAAPELDGIRVALPPATRNFAVDGYKPKPH from the exons ATGGGGATGTCCATGTTAGAAGCTGCCCATGAAAATGGGATAGATCTAGAAG GAGCATGTGAAGGATCTCTAGCCTGTTCTACTTGTCACTTGATTGTCATG GATGTAGATTACTACAATAAGTTAGATGACCCAACAGACGAGGAGAATGATATGTTGGATCTGGCATTTGGTCTTACAGAAAc GTCTCGGCTGGGTTGTCAAGTGGTGGCAGCACCAGAGCTTGATGGCATACGTGTGGCCCTCCCTCCAGCCACAAGAAATTTTGCAGTTGATGGTTACAAGCCGAAGCCtcattaa
- the LOC124933751 gene encoding protein FLUORESCENT IN BLUE LIGHT, chloroplastic isoform X1 — MAVLLRFSCFLLPPDSPGFRHRNSPSLRFPVRFSTSLPIELKKFISSLGDGSVVRCKALQKEEDIQPIAKILKSNDPKTSMIEWTRNTVSYELIQLGRSPLMVFIISNALLMSMPFDALAETCDTDKSVFTMPVLLLVALVGATVGGLLARQRKGELKRLNEQLRQINAALRRQAKIESYAPNLSYAPVGSRILDNEVIVDPRKAELMSHLKAGKNFLRNQDPEQAFVEFKAGLELAQDLKDSTEEKKAARGLGASLQRQSKYREAIKYHKLVLSISEREGENSGNTEAYGAIADCYTELGDIEEAAKFYDKYIAHLESD; from the exons ATGGCGGTGCTCCTCCGTTTCTCTTGCTTCCTTCTTCCTCCCGACTCGCCCGGTTTTCGCCACCGCAACTCGCCGTCCCTCCGATTTCCTg TTAGGTTCAGTACTTCTCTTCCAATTGAACTGAAAAAGTTCATCTCATCACTTGGAGATGGTTCAGTTGTAAGATGCAAAGCCTTACAAAAAGAAGAAGACATCCAACCTATAGCTAAGATTTTGAAGTCGAATGATCCTAAAACTTCCATGATTGAATGGACACGCAATACCGTTTCTTATGAG CTCATACAACTTGGAAGATCACCATTGATGGTGTTTATTATTAGTAATGCCTTGCTAATGAGTATGCCATTTGATGCTTTGGCGGAAACATGCGATACTGATAAATCTGTTTTCACTATGCCTGTATTGCTGCTTGTTGCTCTAGTTGGTGCCACTGTTGGAG GACTGCTTGCACGACAGAGGAAAGGGGAACTGAAGCGGCTGAATGAGCAGCTGCGGCAAATTAATGCTGCTTTAAGAAGGCAAGCAAAAATAGAATCTTATGCTCCTAATTTGAGCTATGCTCCTGTAGGGAGTAGAATATTAGATAATGAAGTAATTGTTGATCCAAGAAAGGCGGAACTAATGTCCCATTTAAAAGCGGGCAAAAACTTTTTGAGGAATCAGGATCCAGAGCAGGCCTTTGTGGAATTTAAGGCAGGTCTTGAACTTGCTCAGGATTTGAAAGATTCTACCGAGGAGAAGAAGGCTGCTAGAGGCTTAG GTGCATCGCTGCAAAGGCAAAGCAAGTATCGGGAAGCTATAAAGTATCATAAGTTGGTTCTATCGATATCAGAAAGGGAGGGTGAGAATTCTGGGAACACCGAAGCATATGGAGCAATTGCAGATTGTTACACTGAGCTTGGGGATATTGAGGAAGCTGCAAAGTTTTATGACAAATATATCGCTCACTTGGAATCCGACTGA
- the LOC124933749 gene encoding exocyst complex component EXO70A1-like, whose amino-acid sequence MDSPAKVASAALCLDSAEKIILRWDSTSPEEVPPLSMIFDGDRHEIELYLQAVDEIQRSMESTTISHHEQDKASNAIQIAMARLEDEFRSILIAHTGPIQYDFLSDPSSSTRSTMRRSDSTCSDLHEDRFLQEVLYTSTNESEQLRREESSSSYQSTLSIREIDLIPFEAISDLRCIAERMITAGYARECIQVYGSVRKSAVDASFCKLGVEKLSIGDIQRLEWEELETKIRKWIKAAKLCIRMLFASEKKLCEQIFYGLGSETDDACFMETVKVPALQLFNFVEAISISRRSPEKLFKILDLHDALSDLLPDVEEVFQSKSSESIRVQALDLQIQLAEAARGILSEFENAVLREPSKTPVPGGTIHPLTRYVMNYISLISDYRQTLLELIISRPTIGSRNSGDPSIPDMEDIELEGRTPLALHLIWINVILQFNLDGKSRYYKDASLTHIFMMNNVHYIVQKIKGSPELRELIEDDFLRKLTGKFRQEATSYQRSTWVRVLHCLRDEGLHVSGSFSSGVSKSALRERFKTFNVMFEEVHRTQATWSVPDTRLREELCISISENLFPAYRSFLGRFRSHIESGRHPETYIKFSVEDLEMAVLDFFEGYPVSQHLRRRSQ is encoded by the coding sequence ATGGATTCTCCGGCGAAGGTCGCCTCTGCAGCACTATGTTTGGATTCTGCCGAGAAGATAATTCTCCGTTGGGATTCCACGTCGCCGGAGGAGGTTCCTCCTCTAAGCATGATTTTCGATGGAGACCGACATGAGATAGAGTTATACCTTCAGGCTGTAGATGAGATTCAACGCTCCATGGAATCAACGACAATAAGCCACCATGAACAGGACAAGGCAAGCAACGCCATCCAGATCGCCATGGCCCGTCTAGAAGACGAATTCCGCAGTATTTTAATCGCTCACACTGGACCTATTCAATATGATTTTCTCTCCGATCCGAGTTCTTCAACTCGCTCAACCATGCGAAGAAGCGATAGCACTTGCAGCGATTTACACGAAGACCGATTCCTCCAGGAAGTATTATACACGTCGACCAATGAATCTGAGCAGCTTCGAAGAGAAGAGAGTAGCTCGAGCTATCAATCTACTCTCAGTATTCGCGAGATCGATTTGATACCCTTTGAAGCCATTTCTGATCTCCGTTGCATTGCCGAGAGGATGATAACTGCAGGTTATGCCCGCGAATGCATTCAGGTGTATGGAAGCGTACGGAAGTCCGCGGTTGACGCCAGTTTCTGCAAACTAGGGGTTGAGAAACTTAGCATCGGTGATATCCAACGTCTGGAGTGGGAGGAATTAGAGACGAAGATCCGAAAATGGATAAAAGCAGCCAAGCTGTGCATTCGGATGCTTTTTGCTAGTGAGAAGAAGCTTTGCGAGCAAATTTTTTATGGCTTAGGGTCTGAAACGGATGATGCGTGTTTTATGGAGACGGTCAAAGTGCCTGCACTTCAGCTTTTCAACTTTGTCGAAGCTATAAGTATCAGTCGCCGGTCCCCTGAAAAATTGTTCAAGATCTTGGACTTGCACGATGCTCTATCTGATTTATTGCCAGACGTGGAGGAGGTTTTCCAATCGAAGTCATCGGAATCTATACGAGTGCAGGCTCTAGACCTACAAATACAGTTGGCAGAGGCCGCAAGGGGGATTCTGTCTGAGTTTGAGAATGCAGTTCTTCGTGAACCATCAAAGACTCCAGTACCCGGAGGTACAATCCACCCTTTGACCCGATACGTGATGAATTACATAAGTCTGATATCAGATTACAGGCAAACCTTACTCGAATTAATTATATCAAGACCAACCATTGGGTCTCGAAACTCTGGTGATCCATCAATCCCTGATATGGAGGATATCGAGCTAGAAGGCCGAACTCCTTTAGCCTTACATTTGATATGGATTAATGTTATTTTACAATTCAATCTGGATGGAAAGTCGAGGTACTACAAAGATGCCTCATTAACACATATATTCATGATGAATAATGTTCATTACATTGTTCAGAAGATAAAGGGCTCACCAGAGCTCAGGGAGTTGATTGAAGATGACTTTTTGAGAAAGTTAACTGGAAAATTTAGGCAGGAGGCGACTAGCTACCAGAGGTCAACGTGGGTGCGGGTTTTGCATTGTTTAAGGGACGAGGGACTACATGTAAGTGGTAGTTTCTCATCTGGGGTGTCTAAAAGTGCTTTAAGGGAAAGGTTCAAGACTTTCAATGTCATGTTTGAGGAGGTTCATAGGACACAAGCTACATGGTCGGTTCCTGACACACGGCTTCGAGAGGAACTGTGTATATCCATATCAGAGAATTTGTTTCCTGCCTACAGGTCATTCTTAGGCAGGTTTAGGAGCCATATAGAGAGTGGAAGGCACCCAGAGACATATATTAAGTTCTCAGTTGAAGACCTAGAGATGGCAGTTCTGGATTTCTTTGAGGGTTACCCAGTTTCCCAGCATCTGAGAAGGAGATCTCAGTGA
- the LOC124933751 gene encoding protein FLUORESCENT IN BLUE LIGHT, chloroplastic isoform X2, translating to MMLIQLGRSPLMVFIISNALLMSMPFDALAETCDTDKSVFTMPVLLLVALVGATVGGLLARQRKGELKRLNEQLRQINAALRRQAKIESYAPNLSYAPVGSRILDNEVIVDPRKAELMSHLKAGKNFLRNQDPEQAFVEFKAGLELAQDLKDSTEEKKAARGLGASLQRQSKYREAIKYHKLVLSISEREGENSGNTEAYGAIADCYTELGDIEEAAKFYDKYIAHLESD from the exons ATGATG CTCATACAACTTGGAAGATCACCATTGATGGTGTTTATTATTAGTAATGCCTTGCTAATGAGTATGCCATTTGATGCTTTGGCGGAAACATGCGATACTGATAAATCTGTTTTCACTATGCCTGTATTGCTGCTTGTTGCTCTAGTTGGTGCCACTGTTGGAG GACTGCTTGCACGACAGAGGAAAGGGGAACTGAAGCGGCTGAATGAGCAGCTGCGGCAAATTAATGCTGCTTTAAGAAGGCAAGCAAAAATAGAATCTTATGCTCCTAATTTGAGCTATGCTCCTGTAGGGAGTAGAATATTAGATAATGAAGTAATTGTTGATCCAAGAAAGGCGGAACTAATGTCCCATTTAAAAGCGGGCAAAAACTTTTTGAGGAATCAGGATCCAGAGCAGGCCTTTGTGGAATTTAAGGCAGGTCTTGAACTTGCTCAGGATTTGAAAGATTCTACCGAGGAGAAGAAGGCTGCTAGAGGCTTAG GTGCATCGCTGCAAAGGCAAAGCAAGTATCGGGAAGCTATAAAGTATCATAAGTTGGTTCTATCGATATCAGAAAGGGAGGGTGAGAATTCTGGGAACACCGAAGCATATGGAGCAATTGCAGATTGTTACACTGAGCTTGGGGATATTGAGGAAGCTGCAAAGTTTTATGACAAATATATCGCTCACTTGGAATCCGACTGA